TTCACCCCTGTCACTaggtaagaaagaaaggataaagGGGAAAGATAGAGATCTCTGAATctaattccttttcttttgtttcttctttgagcataactattaaaaaaaaaaaaaataatacaaccgggctggagagatggctcagtggttaagagcactggctgctcttccagaggtcctgagttaattcccagcaaccacatggtggctcacaaccatctgcaatgggatctgatgccctcttctggcatgcaggtgtatataTGGCACAATgatcatacattaaataaattttaaaaaataaagtgccttgctttaaaaaaaaaaaaaaaacgaccaCCCGCCACCCCCGAACAACTAACAACACTGTCTATTGGGACATTTATagaccctctgaaaagttcccagcattccaaatgtcacacaatcgcagaaacgatctgcagctggcaaagccATGCTTCCACTAGAGCACAGGGCagatcatagtcagctgctgtggacagttgagagaagccccacatcccacacacctgggattaaaacgaaaATTATATCCTTAGAAtacttctgtgttttttaaatttcagagttCTCACTACAGACTTGGGATCAAATTGTGCAATTCCATGTCTTGGTTTTATGTGTGGCCTTGAGCAAATTAATGTGACCTTAATATACACCCTTCGGCTCTCACCTGTGAAGGGGCAAGGCAGAACTGTCTTCACATGGGTGTGGAGTATTAACTGAGTCACTACTACTCAGGTGCTTTGCCTAGAACTCAGCGCACAGTAAGCTTTCAATGAATGTGGTCTGTAGCTGTGAACTCCTCCAGGAAATCAACCAGTCACAGATCAAGAGTGCCCAggaaaaccaggcatggtggcacacacctttaatccgagcactcaggaggcagaggcagaaagacttcTGTGAATTTGAGTCACCTGGTCACATAGTGACAtaataaattccaggacagccaggagagaCTCTTCCCAGAAAAGAATTGTCTGTCCTGAGAgaactcctgtctcaaaaagaagaggagaagagaaaaggaaaacggGAAACACTGTATAATCGTTGAAGGGATACAGTTCAGGCCGTGGTACTCAGGGTCACAAATTGAGATGTTGATGaaagagggctgaagagatggctcagcaattaagaacacggACTGCTCTTGAAGACactggttcgattcccagcacccacatattagctaacaatcatctgtaactccagggacTCTGATGCCCCTTCCTGGCCTCTGTATGCACTGTATGtatatggtgcacagatatatatgcaagcaaaatatctatacatgttaaaaaatattaaatgctgcTGAACCAAACAAGTGGTGTAGGTGGACTGATTGCACTGGTAAAGACTGGCCCTCTCAGATGTCTATTTTCCCACTTTGAGGAAagacataagtaaaaataatatactttattATGTAAAATACAAGAACTTTTGTTCATAATCATAGCCCTGCTTCTCAGTAAGCACTCAAAAAATACATTGTGTGAGTAAAAAGAAGGATTCTGGATACCGTGAGCTGGCAGGGGCCATACAATGTCCTGCTCAACAGGTCTGTTCTAGCCAATCATGGTCAGACCCCCTCAATCCAGACTTTTTATATGAATGTCTGTTTTTCCGGTGATGGCAACTAATTCACAAGGCAGATGCTCAGAgagtagctcagtagtagagtaccTGCTTAGCATGTTTGAAGCCCTGGAtgcaattcccagcacacatgacacacacatgcacacgtgcatgcatgcacacacagatagcATCTATTGCTCCCGCCAAAGGCTGTTCACCAGGAGCAACTGAGCAGGCCTGTCTTGTGCTGAACTCCCAGAGAGCCAGGGAGTCAGGAATGGGGATCGAGGCACCTCCAGGGACACCTCACAGACCTGTGCCTGTGGTTGTCTCTGCAGGAAGGTGATGCAATGGGTGCCATGGAGAAGCTGTGCCGACAGCTGACCTACCACCTTAGCCCTCATTCACAGTGGAGGAGGCACCGAGGGCTGAAGAGGAAGCCACAGGCCTGGTGAGTGGCAGTTCCCATAGGCTGCCCTGCTCCAACCCTGCTGACTGATAGTCTTCCAGGGGCATTGTGCTGAGGGAAGGGCCAGAGGGCATGTCAATAAATCCAGCTTAAAGGGGGTAAGATCATGCTGGATTTAAGAACTGATAAAGTAACTTGGTCATTCTAGGTACATGAAAGATggtgagaaggacatcccgaggGTGGGAGTTGGGAAGTATGGCCCCTAGATGGACAGGTGGGGATGGGACATGAGGAATTTCTAGTTCTTGATGTTCCTACTCTGGGATGGAAGCATGATGATGTACCTCTGTAATCCTGTACTTTCAAAGCTAAAGCAAGAACATTGTCTCAAGTGTGGCCATCAAAACCCACTTCCAGAAAGTTCTCTGGGATGTATTTCCTGCCAGGGGATCCAAAGTCTAACCTTGTCTCAGCCATACAGCAGTGAAGACCCTGCAGAGTTTTATAGTCCCTAAAGACAAAAGGCTTGAGATATAATGCACACAGGTCTCCTGGTAGGAAGCAAGTGAACCCAGGCTGAGAGGCAGACTTCCTGAAAGGGGAAACAACTCAGTCATCAAGACCATTCTCCCATAGACATACCCATAGGTCGTCTGATCTGGACAGTTACTGAGtttctcttcccaagtgattctacATTGTTCCAAGTTGAtagttaaaactaaccatcatggggctggagagatgttcagAGATGAACATCAGAGTACAgtagcagttcagagcactggctgctcttgcaaatgaCTGGGGTCAGATTCCTGGCACCCATATgaaggctcacaactgtaactccctGCATCCAACCGTATTTTGTGCCTCCTCCAGCAACAGACAGGCacgtggtgcacaaacatacatgccaGCAAATGttcatacatattaaataatagattttaaaaataattaggtgTCTGTGTCgtcatgtatgcatgtgagtacaggtgccctcAGAGTCTAGAGCAGCAGTCATGACCCCTTTAAGGGtcgaatatcagatatcctgcccATCATAtacttatattatgattcatagcagcagctaaattagttatgaagtagcaatgaaataaaatttttttggttttttttcttctttttttttccaagacagggtttctctgtgtagccctggccatcctggaactcattctgtagaccaggctggcctcgaacttagaaatccacctgcctctgcctcccaagtgctgggattaaaggcctgcaccaccactgcccagcgaaatAATTTTTTGATTGGGGGATCACCCCgacatgaggaaatgtattaaagggttgcactGATTTAGAGGTATCAGAtcccccggagctggagttacaagttgttgtgagctgcctgacatgggtactAGGAAACAAACTCAAATTCTCTGCAACAGCTGCacgtgttcttaactgctaagccacctctccagttctCCCTACCCCTGcgctttctctgctttttttattgctttggttttgttgtgggtttttttttgttgttgttgttgtcatttttgggggtggggaaaggggtggttttttgagacagtcttactatgtagcactgTCTTCCAaaagctaggattaaagacatgcgccactaTTGGAAGctttgggtttctttgtttttgtttttttatttgtttgagacagggtctttgctgagtagccttggctggcctgtaactcactatgcaAACCAGACAGGTCTCGAATTCataagagatctacctgcctctgcctccccagtgccaggatcataggcatgcaccaccatataggcatgcaccaccatgccctgttttttgagatttttttttttttagtcttacTATGTAGGTCAGGCTAGATTTAACATTACAATGCCCCATGCCTCTGCTACTTTCCAAGTGTTGGAATTGCAAGTATGAGCCACCATAGCCAGCTAGGTCTCTGGTCTGCCAGTGCCCACACGCAGGCTCAGTCCATTCTCCATTTGAGAAATGTATGAGTGAAACCTGCTCATTTCTCTCAGATGGCTTCTCCTCACACttgaatgaaattaaaacagGCACCTACTGTGTGATCAGCCCATGCCTCCTGTCTGTCTTCACTTCTCCATGCTCTACTTTACCTGGGCTACAATGACCTGCTGGTACACAggtacacactctctctctctctctctctctctctctctctctctcccttcccctgcccctcccccccacctctaGCTTTGCAGTCAGGGCCTTCCCACCTGACACTGCTTCCTTTGGCCAGATCTTCTGATGGACcatgcttgctttttctttacaTCAGGTCATATACTTTGTCATCTTTATTTGTTCCCTGTCTCCTCCATGATAGAAGGAAAACAGAGTTCCTGTCCACTCCGTTCACCATTGTGATGCCAGTGCCTAGGCCATTGCCTGACACATAATAGGGCCATAACAAATACTTAAGAGTGAATGGGGACGAATATTTTTGCCATTTGACTGGCTAAGACCTTGAAGCTGGTAAGCAGCAGAGATAGACTCAAATCCTTACCTACCTGACTCTAGTGACTCTAGGCTGTAGACTGTCAGCCATCTTCAGGTTGCTGGGTTGACTCTGTTAATGACACTGACATAGAACCCAACACACTAATGTCACAACCAACAAATTCCAGGCAGGATTCTAAGCAGTTGAATCTCATGCTTTTGAGAGTTTTACCTTCAGTTTCCAAAGAACGAAATTCATCTCCCATCTTCAAGAGGGCCTAAGGAGAGCTGCTTTCGTGACGCTGACTGTGACTTTTGAGCTGACAGCAAATTGAGCTGTCCTCAGTGTAGGAGACTCAGGGCTTGCTTGGAACTCAGAGAAAGAGTAGCTCGCCAATGGGAGTGGGTTTGGGGGGCACATCTACCACCAGGCCAAGTGGTCTGGGCTGCAGAACAAGGCAAGGGGCAGCAGAtggcagggagaggaaggagcTGAAAGCATCGAGCCTCCAGCAGCCCTGTTGCTCCAGCCCTCTCACCAGCCTGCTGTCTTCAACTCTTGGCAAGTCAGATTGATGAAGCTCAGGCCAAGTGATTAACGACAGCATTTCCTATAGGAGGCACTGTTGTAACACTTTGTGTTTAGtgttcctcataaccctgtgatGATGgtagctccattttttttttttttttaattttattttaggcaAGTGAAACACAGACTGTAATTAACTAGCTAAAGAGCACAGGGTAGGAAACAAAGGGGTTAAGAGGAAACTGCAGGCATCATATAAAAACATAGGCTTGAAGAGCTACTGGAGTGGCAGCCTTACACACAGCTTTGCCCATCCTGCTCAGCCTGAAGCAGGTACTACAAAGCAGGACTCCCTTGGTCTCTCCATCCTTAGGGGGAGTAGAAATGAGCCAAGCAGCTCTGTGGTGATAGCCACTAACCtgcttattccttttctttcagtcttAAGGCCCTCCTATCTGGGAATCCTCCAGACAACATGGTAGATCTGTCAGGCATTCCACTGACTTCACGGGACCTGGAACGGGTAACCAGCTATCTTCAGCGCTGCGGAGAGCaagtggacagtgtggagctgGGCTTCACAGGCCTGACAGATGACATGGTCCTACAGCTACTGCCAGCCCTCAGTACCCTGCCCCGTCTCACCACACTAGCCCTCAATGGCAACCGACTGACCCGGGCTCTGCTGAGGGACCTCACTGACACCCTTAAGGACCCCAGCAAGTTCCCCAATGTCACATGGATTGACCTGGGCAATAATGTGGACATCTTCTCATTACCACAGCCCTTCCTGCTCAGCCTGCGGAAGCGCTCTCCAAAACAGGGCCACCTACCTACCATCCTAGAGCTGGGTGAGGGGCCAGGTACTGGGGAGGAAGCCAGGGGAGGTATGAGTCAGCAGGACCCCACAGGGAGCCCTGTGACACCTGCTAGGGGCCAGGAGAGTAGGGAGGCTGTGATTCA
The nucleotide sequence above comes from Arvicanthis niloticus isolate mArvNil1 chromosome 6, mArvNil1.pat.X, whole genome shotgun sequence. Encoded proteins:
- the Lrrc75a gene encoding leucine-rich repeat-containing protein 75A encodes the protein MGTRQTKGSLAERASPGAAPGPRRERPDFWASLLLRAGDKAGRAGGGLPPYHRRVGMVQELLRMVRQGRREEAGTLLQHLRQDLGMESTSLDDVLYRYASFRNLVDPITHDLIISLARYIHCPKPEGDAMGAMEKLCRQLTYHLSPHSQWRRHRGLKRKPQACLKALLSGNPPDNMVDLSGIPLTSRDLERVTSYLQRCGEQVDSVELGFTGLTDDMVLQLLPALSTLPRLTTLALNGNRLTRALLRDLTDTLKDPSKFPNVTWIDLGNNVDIFSLPQPFLLSLRKRSPKQGHLPTILELGEGPGTGEEARGGMSQQDPTGSPVTPARGQESREAVIQT